The proteins below are encoded in one region of Brassica napus cultivar Da-Ae chromosome A6, Da-Ae, whole genome shotgun sequence:
- the LOC106351611 gene encoding sm-like protein LSM3A — protein sequence MSVEEDATVREPLDLIRLSIEERIYVKLRSDRELRGKLHAFDQHLNMILGDVEEVITTVEIDDETYEEIVRTSKRKVPFLFVRGDGVILVSPPLRTT from the exons ATGTCCGTCGAGGAAGACGCCACCGTTAGGGAGCCACTGGATCTGATTCGACTGAGTATCGAAGAGAGAATCTACGTCAAGCTCCGATCCGACCGTGAACTCCGCGGCAAGCTACAC GCTTTTGATCAGCATTTGAATATGATTCTGGGTGATGTTGAAGAGGTTATCACGACTGTAGAAATCGACGACGAGACATACGAAGAGATTGTTCGT aCATCGAAAAGGAAGGTTCCGTTTCTATTTGTGAGAGGAGATGGAGTGATCTTGGTGTCGCCGCCTTTGAGGACTACTTGA
- the LOC106347343 gene encoding uncharacterized protein LOC106347343, with the protein MDGSFPQGGVVRGGPSSYGGFDLQTSMNQHRHSLHEGLPFTMATAQTCDHHHNVPMTEQHKGDSDDDEPSFNEEGGEKSTKGSPWQRVKWTDKMVKLLITAVSYIGDDSSMDGGSRRKFAALQKKGKWKSVSKVMSERGYHVSPQQCEDKFNDLNKRYKKLNDMLGRGTSCQVVENPALLDSIGYLNDKEKDDVRKIMSSKHLFYEEMCSYHNGNRLHLPHDLALQRSLKLALRNRDDHESHHQVEDVEDDDGEGEEHDEYDDFTHGGCRGVHLGGGGALKKARQSHSHEDVDHPGQQVSSLECNKLSLAQMPFPQGGEESERSALMQKQWIESRTLQLEEQKLQIQVELLELEKQRFRWERFSKKRDQELERMRMENERMKLENDRMGLELKQRELGVEL; encoded by the coding sequence ATGGATGGGAGCTTTCCTCAAGGAGGCGTGGTTCGTGGCGGACCTTCTTCCTACGGAGGATTCGATCTGCAAACCTCCATGAACCAGCATCGTCACAGTCTTCACGAAGGTCTTCCCTTTACTATGGCCACAGCTCAAACCTGCGATCATCACCACAACGTGCCCATGACTGAGCAACATAAAGGGGATAGCGATGATGATGAGCCGAGCTTCAATGAGGAAGGCGGTGAAAAGTCAACTAAAGGGTCTCCATGGCAGAGAGTGAAGTGGACTGATAAGATGGTGAAGCTGTTGATAACCGCTGTGTCTTATATAGGCGATGATTCGAGTATGGACGGTGGGAGCAGGAGAAAGTTTGCAGCTTTGCAGAAAAAGGGAAAGTGGAAGTCTGTTTCCAAGGTAATGTCCGAGAGAGGGTACCATGTTTCGCCTCAGCAGTGTGAGGATAAGTTTAATGATTTGAATAAACGGTATAAGAAGCTTAACGATATGCTTGGGAGGGGGACTTCTTGTCAGGTAGTTGAGAATCCTGCGCTTTTGGATTCGATTGGGTACTTGAATGATAAAGAGAAGGATGATGTTAGAAAGATCATGAGTTCTAAGCATTTGTTCTATGAGGAGATGTGTTCTTACCACAATGGGAATAGGTTGCATTTGCCTCATGACTTGGCTTTGCAGCGTTCGCTTAAGCTGGCGcttaggaacagagatgatcatGAGAGTCATCATCAGGTTGAGGATGTTGAGGATGATGATGGGGAAGGTGAGGAGCATGATGAGTATGATGATTTTACACATGGGGGTTGTAGGGGTGTTCACCTTGGAGGTGGTGGTGCTTTGAAGAAGGCTAGACAGAGTCATAGTCATGAAGATGTTGACCATCCGGGTCAGCAAGTGAGTTCTCTGGAGTGTAATAAGCTCTCTTTGGCTCAAATGCCGTTTCCTCAAGGTGGGGAAGAGAGTGAGAGATCAGCTTTGATGCAGAAGCAGTGGATTGAGTCTAGGACTCTTCAGTTGGAAGAGCAGAAGCTTCAGATCCAAGTTGAATTGCTGGAATTGGAGAAACAGAGATTCAGGTGGGAGAGGTTTAGTAAGAAAAGAGATCAGGAACTGGAGAGAATGAGGATGGAGAATGAGAGGATGAAGCTTGAGAATGATAGGATGGGACTGGAGTTGAAACAAAGGGAACTGGGTGTTGAGTTGTAG